A part of Geothrix oryzae genomic DNA contains:
- the ftsY gene encoding signal recognition particle-docking protein FtsY: protein MGVGLLGGLFDKFKQGLKRTQELVLAPMGRLLGLRRLDEAQLQELEDLLLQADLGVGAVDRLMARLRTELKGGTEIDPKAVLKDELLKLLRQHPARPFVAAAPQVVLLVGVNGVGKTTTLGKLAAHLKARGEGVLVVAGDTFRAAAIDQLERWGERAGVPVIRNQMGGDPAAIAFDGATSAKAKGTPWVLIDTAGRLHTKDHLMKELDKIRRSLQKVIPEAPHRVLLVLDATTGQNGLQQAEVFARTAGVTDLVLTKLDGSAKGGVVVPILDRLKLPIAFVGVGEGVDDLIPFDAEAFVDGLLDA, encoded by the coding sequence GTGGGCGTGGGTCTTCTGGGTGGCCTGTTCGACAAATTCAAGCAGGGCCTGAAGCGCACCCAGGAGCTGGTGCTGGCGCCCATGGGCCGGTTGCTGGGCCTGCGGCGCCTGGACGAGGCCCAGCTCCAGGAGCTGGAGGACCTGCTGCTCCAGGCGGACCTGGGCGTGGGGGCCGTGGATAGGCTCATGGCCCGGCTCCGCACGGAGCTGAAGGGCGGCACCGAGATCGACCCCAAGGCCGTGCTCAAGGACGAGCTGCTCAAGCTCCTGCGGCAGCACCCCGCGCGGCCCTTCGTCGCCGCCGCTCCCCAGGTGGTGCTGCTCGTGGGCGTCAACGGCGTGGGCAAGACCACCACCCTGGGCAAGCTGGCGGCCCACCTGAAGGCCCGGGGCGAGGGGGTGCTGGTGGTGGCCGGGGACACCTTCCGGGCCGCCGCCATCGACCAGCTGGAGCGCTGGGGCGAGCGGGCCGGGGTGCCCGTGATCCGCAACCAGATGGGCGGCGACCCGGCGGCCATCGCCTTCGACGGGGCCACCAGCGCCAAGGCCAAGGGCACGCCCTGGGTGCTCATCGACACCGCGGGGCGGCTCCACACCAAGGACCACCTCATGAAGGAGCTGGACAAGATCCGGCGCAGCCTCCAGAAGGTCATCCCCGAAGCGCCCCACCGGGTGCTGCTGGTGCTGGACGCCACCACGGGCCAGAACGGGCTGCAGCAGGCCGAGGTCTTCGCCCGCACCGCCGGCGTCACCGACCTGGTGCTCACCAAGCTGGACGGCAGCGCCAAGGGGGGGGTGGTGGTGCCCATCCTGGACCGCCTGAAGCTGCCCATCGCCTTCGTGGGCGTGGGCGAGGGCGTGGACGACCTCATCCCCTTCGACGCCGAGGCCTTCGTGGACGGTCTGCTCGATGCCTGA
- the ribD gene encoding bifunctional diaminohydroxyphosphoribosylaminopyrimidine deaminase/5-amino-6-(5-phosphoribosylamino)uracil reductase RibD — protein sequence MPDDPVLTPEAAWALATGGPWPDPEALAGDARFMALALREGLKGVGLASPNPPVGCVLVKGDRVIGAGVHTRAGDPHGEIMALRDAEARDEDVGGATAYVTLEPCCHQGRTPPCTLALIQAGVVRVVVGVRDPNPRVDGGGLAILRAQGLAVEEGVLGEACARFHAPFFKLIRTGLPWVSLKLALGSDGALGPAGRTTPITPPDIQRLGHALRRAAEAIVVGRHTAEVDDPQLTDRWPAPTAPHRIFHRVVLDNAGQVPAGARVWQPVAGQPALRAVTGDPEPLRGVEDLRLPPGSRGCSLRHLLHELAARGVGRVLVEGGGTLVRGFLEQGLADEFHRFQSDAPAGGTPLELRLPASWAPRGRARWPGGHWEVWR from the coding sequence ATGCCTGACGACCCGGTCCTCACCCCCGAGGCGGCCTGGGCCCTGGCCACGGGCGGCCCCTGGCCCGATCCCGAGGCCCTGGCGGGCGATGCCCGCTTCATGGCCCTGGCCCTGCGTGAGGGCCTGAAGGGCGTGGGCCTCGCCAGCCCCAACCCCCCCGTGGGCTGCGTGCTCGTGAAGGGGGACCGGGTGATCGGCGCCGGGGTCCACACCCGGGCCGGCGATCCCCACGGCGAGATCATGGCCCTGCGCGACGCTGAGGCCCGCGACGAGGATGTGGGCGGCGCCACGGCCTATGTCACCCTCGAGCCCTGCTGCCACCAGGGGCGCACGCCGCCCTGCACCCTGGCCCTCATCCAGGCGGGCGTGGTGCGCGTGGTGGTGGGGGTGCGCGATCCCAACCCGCGGGTGGACGGGGGCGGCCTGGCCATCCTCCGGGCCCAGGGGCTCGCGGTCGAGGAGGGCGTCCTCGGGGAGGCCTGCGCCCGCTTCCACGCCCCCTTCTTCAAGCTCATCCGCACGGGCCTGCCCTGGGTGAGCCTCAAGCTGGCCCTGGGTTCCGACGGGGCCCTGGGGCCCGCGGGCCGGACCACCCCCATCACGCCGCCGGACATCCAGCGCCTGGGCCATGCCCTGCGGCGGGCCGCCGAGGCCATCGTCGTGGGCCGCCACACGGCCGAGGTGGACGATCCCCAGCTCACGGACCGCTGGCCAGCACCCACGGCGCCCCACCGGATCTTCCACCGGGTGGTCCTGGACAACGCGGGCCAGGTGCCCGCCGGGGCCCGCGTCTGGCAGCCCGTGGCCGGCCAGCCCGCCCTCCGGGCCGTCACCGGCGATCCCGAACCCCTGCGGGGCGTGGAGGACCTGCGTCTGCCGCCGGGCTCACGGGGATGCAGTTTGCGTCACCTGTTGCACGAACTCGCCGCCCGGGGCGTGGGGCGGGTGCTCGTGGAGGGCGGGGGCACCCTGGTCCGCGGCTTCCTGGAGCAGGGCCTCGCCGACGAATTCCACCGCTTCCAGAGCGATGCGCCCGCGGGCGGAACCCCGTTGGAGCTTAGGCTTCCGGCCTCCTGGGCGCCCCGCGGCCGGGCCCGGTGGCCCGGGGGGCACTGGGAGGTCTGGCGCTAG
- the thiS gene encoding sulfur carrier protein ThiS: protein MRLQINGEARETPSLGTVADLAAWLALPAFGSAIELNGEVIRRADHPATPLKEGDRLEVVRLVGGG, encoded by the coding sequence GTGAGGCTGCAGATCAACGGGGAGGCCCGGGAAACCCCGTCCCTGGGCACGGTGGCCGACCTGGCCGCCTGGCTGGCCCTGCCCGCCTTCGGGAGCGCCATCGAACTCAACGGCGAGGTCATCCGCCGCGCCGACCACCCGGCCACCCCCCTGAAGGAGGGGGATCGCCTGGAGGTCGTGCGGCTGGTGGGCGGCGGCTGA
- a CDS encoding trans-sulfuration enzyme family protein, whose translation MPKPWGPTTTAIHAGKHFNPTRAVTTPIFQTSVFELLENREGAEFAAAIEPPAFYTRWGNPNSSEVEAVLAELEGAERALVTASGMAAFALVFEAFLKAGDHLVAPAAIYLGTEQLIRRWEAQRGLTVTWIQNTLDLDEWAAALRPETRMIWVETPSNPTLALTDLAAVAALGKKHGIRTVADNTFPSPIHTKPLRFGFDLSVASATKYLAGHSDVVAGVIAGSDADVVTCWHLTKVMGPTLDPMAAWLLHRGLKTLALRVRRASDNAQALAQWLLWQPHVARVDYPGLPTHPGHEIAARQMETGFGAMIGFELRAGLRAGQCFCEALEVITRGVSLGGVESLIQHPASMSHLKTAPEVKARLGISDGLLRFSVGIEDQPDLIADLEKGFQAAAEAR comes from the coding sequence ATGCCCAAGCCCTGGGGACCCACCACCACCGCCATCCACGCCGGGAAGCACTTCAACCCCACCCGGGCCGTGACCACGCCCATCTTCCAGACCTCGGTCTTCGAGCTGCTGGAGAATCGCGAGGGCGCGGAGTTTGCGGCCGCCATCGAGCCGCCCGCCTTCTACACCCGCTGGGGCAACCCCAACAGCAGCGAGGTCGAGGCCGTGCTGGCGGAGCTGGAGGGCGCCGAACGGGCCCTGGTGACGGCCTCCGGCATGGCGGCCTTCGCGCTGGTCTTCGAGGCCTTCCTCAAGGCGGGCGATCACCTGGTGGCCCCCGCCGCCATCTACCTGGGCACCGAGCAGCTGATCCGCCGCTGGGAGGCCCAGCGGGGCCTGACGGTCACCTGGATCCAGAACACGCTGGATCTGGACGAGTGGGCGGCGGCCCTCCGCCCCGAGACCCGCATGATCTGGGTGGAGACGCCCTCGAATCCCACCCTGGCCCTCACGGACCTGGCGGCCGTGGCGGCCCTCGGGAAGAAGCACGGCATCCGCACCGTGGCCGACAACACCTTCCCCAGTCCCATCCACACGAAGCCCCTGCGTTTCGGCTTCGATCTCAGTGTGGCCTCGGCCACCAAGTACCTGGCGGGCCACTCGGATGTGGTGGCGGGCGTGATCGCGGGTTCCGACGCGGATGTGGTGACCTGCTGGCACCTCACCAAGGTCATGGGGCCCACCCTGGATCCCATGGCCGCCTGGCTGCTGCACCGGGGCCTCAAGACGCTGGCCCTGCGGGTCCGTCGGGCCTCGGACAACGCCCAGGCCCTGGCCCAGTGGCTGCTCTGGCAGCCCCATGTGGCGCGGGTGGACTACCCGGGCCTGCCCACCCATCCCGGCCACGAGATCGCCGCCCGCCAGATGGAGACGGGCTTCGGCGCCATGATCGGCTTCGAGCTGCGGGCTGGGCTGCGCGCGGGCCAGTGCTTCTGCGAGGCCCTGGAGGTGATCACCCGCGGCGTGAGCCTGGGCGGCGTGGAAAGCCTCATCCAGCACCCGGCGAGCATGAGCCACCTGAAGACCGCGCCCGAGGTGAAGGCCCGCCTGGGCATCTCGGACGGCCTGCTGCGCTTCTCCGTGGGCATCGAGGATCAGCCCGACCTCATCGCCGACCTGGAGAAGGGCTTCCAGGCCGCCGCGGAGGCCCGGTGA
- the gatB gene encoding Asp-tRNA(Asn)/Glu-tRNA(Gln) amidotransferase subunit GatB, whose protein sequence is MNPGFEAIIGLEVHVQLRTRSKMFCACRNSYGAAPNTQTCPVCLGLPGALPALNGEAVRMALALGLSVGARIRSDSSFYRKQYFYPDLPKGYQITQGPVALVEGGELEIPGDPAVRGVAGPVRIRLERAHLEEDAGKSSHDQRPGVSLVDLNRAGVPLLEVVGAPDLRSPQEASEFMKALHRRVVFLGICDGSLEEGSFRCDANVSLRRAGEAFGTRVEVKNLNSFRFVKQALAFEIGRQAGLLERGLPVRQETRGWDAQVGETRAQRSKEAAMDYRYFPEPDLPILGIRPEEVEAARAALPELPEAKAGRWQAAFGLGLDEAHALLQSPAFTAYFEALTAACGSGKAAANWMLGEVSRTLNERHLDIEAFPVPPEGLAGLIRLVESRQIAHGAARDQVFPALLAGEGPAEAIVAAKGLAQTTDRGGVEALVAGVLAAHPGPVAQLRAGKEGLRGFLVGQVLKAGGGKVDPKLVNEILAEALAKA, encoded by the coding sequence ATGAATCCGGGGTTTGAAGCCATCATCGGTCTGGAGGTCCATGTCCAGCTGCGGACCCGATCCAAGATGTTCTGCGCCTGTCGGAACAGCTATGGCGCGGCGCCGAACACCCAGACCTGTCCCGTGTGTCTGGGCCTGCCCGGGGCCCTGCCCGCCCTGAACGGGGAGGCCGTCCGCATGGCCCTTGCCCTGGGCCTCTCCGTGGGCGCCCGCATCCGGTCGGACAGCTCCTTCTACCGCAAGCAGTACTTCTACCCGGACCTGCCCAAGGGCTACCAGATCACCCAGGGGCCCGTGGCCCTGGTGGAAGGCGGCGAGCTGGAGATCCCGGGCGATCCCGCCGTGCGGGGCGTGGCCGGCCCGGTGCGCATCCGCCTGGAGCGGGCCCACCTCGAGGAGGATGCGGGCAAGAGCAGCCACGACCAGCGTCCCGGCGTCAGCCTGGTGGACCTCAACCGGGCCGGGGTGCCCCTGCTGGAGGTGGTGGGCGCGCCGGACCTGAGGAGCCCCCAGGAGGCCTCGGAATTCATGAAGGCCCTGCACCGGCGGGTGGTCTTCCTGGGCATCTGCGACGGCAGCCTGGAGGAGGGCAGCTTCCGCTGCGACGCCAATGTGAGCCTGCGGCGGGCGGGCGAGGCCTTTGGCACCCGGGTGGAGGTGAAGAACCTCAATTCGTTCCGCTTCGTGAAGCAGGCCCTGGCCTTCGAGATCGGGCGGCAGGCCGGGCTGCTGGAGCGGGGCCTGCCCGTGCGCCAGGAGACCCGCGGCTGGGACGCCCAGGTCGGGGAGACCCGGGCCCAGCGCAGCAAGGAAGCCGCCATGGACTACCGCTACTTCCCGGAGCCGGACCTGCCGATTCTGGGGATCCGGCCTGAAGAGGTGGAGGCCGCGCGGGCGGCCCTGCCCGAGCTGCCGGAGGCCAAGGCCGGTCGCTGGCAGGCCGCCTTCGGCCTGGGCCTGGACGAGGCTCATGCCCTGCTGCAGAGCCCGGCCTTCACGGCCTACTTCGAGGCCCTCACCGCCGCCTGCGGGAGCGGCAAGGCCGCCGCCAACTGGATGCTGGGCGAGGTGAGCCGCACGCTGAACGAGCGGCACCTGGACATCGAGGCCTTCCCTGTGCCCCCCGAGGGCCTGGCGGGCCTGATCCGGCTGGTGGAATCGCGCCAGATCGCCCACGGCGCCGCGCGGGATCAGGTCTTCCCGGCGCTGCTGGCGGGCGAGGGCCCGGCGGAGGCCATCGTGGCCGCCAAGGGGCTGGCCCAGACGACCGATCGCGGGGGCGTCGAAGCCCTGGTGGCCGGGGTGCTGGCGGCCCATCCCGGTCCCGTGGCCCAGCTCCGGGCCGGGAAGGAGGGCCTCCGGGGCTTCCTCGTGGGGCAGGTGCTCAAGGCCGGCGGCGGCAAGGTGGATCCGAAGCTGGTGAACGAGATCCTGGCGGAGGCCCTGGCCAAGGCCTGA
- a CDS encoding EAL domain-containing protein, with amino-acid sequence MTLFQSAQQLAIAQNLQAFFQPILELRGDVLRLTAFEGFAHGADDSFLGTPDLMGAPGDGAMDRTLLDVACLTRVLRAGGELPDSTLLSLNVHTSTLALLPEFPVFLSECAAEAGIPLTRLILELNVQSGSGQGTEHLDVLEDLRAHGVGVALDDVGVRETNLDQILEIRPDILKLSPLLTRGLLRDPRRQAILEALVDMTRKMGGRVLAKNLESVEDFRIARWMGVTLLQGYLFGVPGPIALWKEHPFPQEWHLRSFMRRPARLVQPPEPISRDRIH; translated from the coding sequence ATGACCCTGTTCCAATCCGCGCAACAGCTGGCAATCGCTCAAAACCTCCAGGCCTTCTTCCAACCGATCCTCGAGCTCCGGGGCGATGTGCTGCGCCTGACGGCTTTCGAGGGCTTCGCCCACGGGGCGGATGACTCCTTCCTCGGCACCCCCGACCTGATGGGCGCGCCCGGCGACGGGGCCATGGACCGCACCCTCCTGGATGTGGCCTGCCTCACCCGGGTGCTGAGGGCCGGCGGGGAGCTACCGGACAGCACCCTCCTGTCCCTCAATGTCCACACCTCCACCCTGGCCCTGCTTCCCGAGTTTCCGGTCTTCCTTTCCGAATGCGCCGCCGAGGCCGGCATCCCCCTCACCCGGCTCATCCTGGAGCTGAATGTCCAGAGCGGATCGGGGCAGGGCACCGAGCATCTCGATGTGCTGGAGGACCTCCGGGCCCATGGGGTGGGCGTGGCGCTGGATGATGTGGGGGTGCGCGAGACCAACCTGGATCAGATCCTGGAAATCCGGCCCGACATCCTGAAGCTGAGCCCCCTCCTGACCCGGGGGCTGCTCCGCGACCCCCGGCGGCAGGCCATCCTGGAGGCCCTCGTGGACATGACCCGCAAGATGGGCGGACGGGTCCTGGCGAAGAACCTGGAGAGCGTGGAGGACTTCCGCATCGCCCGCTGGATGGGGGTCACCCTGCTCCAGGGCTACCTGTTCGGCGTCCCGGGACCCATCGCCCTCTGGAAGGAGCATCCCTTCCCCCAGGAGTGGCACCTCCGCAGCTTCATGCGGCGTCCCGCCCGCCTCGTCCAGCCTCCGGAGCCTATTTCCCGAGACAGAATCCACTGA
- a CDS encoding tRNA modification GTPase, with product MHPAPDPICAPATALLPSAVALVRVSGAGLRALLAPLLALPEPRRASLRTLRWDGFQEKALVLFFPGPASYTGEDLVELQVHGNPRLVRSLVTHLGTLGVRLAEPGEFTRRALLNGKQGLLEAEALRDLVAAETDTQIRLAQARAGALPDWVTAARQALTPWMARAEAAVDYGEDEGISMNMGHLFETLAPIRARFHVEQARARAARHLQHGLRLALVGRPNAGKSTLFNALAGEDRAIVTDIPGTTRDVLEVRCEWRGLPLRLFDTAGLRETADPVERLGVARVRPVLEGADLVLHLWPTQDPEPDPVLQEALAPFAGKVLEVRTFADQAQAAGTTPGVAIAAHQGDLDALETALKDRVLGGLAPDACLGALATDRQVELLEDLARQLDLLLALPPACPPELPASLLQGAWGLLARLTGEDRAESALDQLFSGFCLGK from the coding sequence GTGCATCCGGCCCCCGATCCCATCTGCGCCCCCGCCACGGCCCTGCTGCCCTCGGCGGTGGCCCTGGTGCGGGTGTCGGGGGCGGGCCTGCGGGCCCTCCTGGCCCCCCTTCTGGCCCTGCCCGAGCCCCGGCGCGCCTCGCTCCGCACCCTCCGCTGGGATGGTTTCCAGGAAAAGGCCCTGGTCCTCTTCTTCCCCGGCCCTGCCAGCTACACGGGCGAGGATCTGGTGGAGCTCCAGGTTCACGGGAACCCCCGGCTGGTCCGGAGCCTGGTGACCCACCTGGGCACCCTGGGCGTCCGGCTGGCGGAGCCCGGGGAGTTCACCCGCCGGGCCCTCCTGAACGGCAAGCAGGGGCTCCTGGAGGCCGAGGCGCTGCGGGACCTGGTGGCGGCGGAGACCGACACCCAGATCCGCCTGGCCCAGGCCCGGGCTGGCGCCCTCCCGGACTGGGTGACGGCCGCCCGCCAGGCCCTGACCCCCTGGATGGCCCGGGCCGAGGCGGCGGTGGACTACGGGGAGGACGAAGGAATCTCCATGAATATGGGGCACTTGTTTGAAACGCTGGCCCCGATCCGTGCCCGGTTCCACGTGGAACAGGCCCGTGCCCGGGCCGCCCGACACCTGCAGCACGGCCTCCGGCTGGCCCTGGTGGGCCGGCCCAATGCCGGGAAGAGCACCCTGTTCAATGCCCTGGCGGGTGAGGACCGGGCCATCGTCACGGACATTCCGGGCACCACCCGGGATGTGCTGGAGGTCCGCTGCGAGTGGCGGGGTCTGCCCCTCCGCCTGTTCGACACCGCGGGTCTGCGCGAGACGGCGGATCCGGTCGAGCGCCTGGGCGTGGCCCGGGTCCGGCCGGTGCTGGAGGGGGCCGACCTGGTGCTCCACCTCTGGCCGACCCAGGATCCCGAGCCCGATCCCGTGCTCCAGGAGGCCCTGGCCCCCTTTGCGGGCAAGGTCCTGGAGGTCCGGACCTTCGCCGATCAGGCCCAGGCCGCCGGGACGACCCCCGGTGTGGCCATCGCCGCGCACCAGGGGGATCTGGATGCCCTGGAGACGGCCCTGAAGGATCGGGTGCTGGGCGGCCTGGCACCGGACGCCTGCCTGGGGGCCCTGGCCACGGACCGCCAGGTGGAGCTGCTGGAGGACCTGGCCCGGCAGCTGGACCTCCTGCTGGCCCTGCCGCCGGCCTGCCCGCCGGAGCTGCCGGCCTCCCTGCTCCAGGGGGCCTGGGGCCTGCTGGCCCGGCTCACGGGGGAGGATCGCGCCGAGAGCGCCCTGGACCAGCTCTTCAGTGGATTCTGTCTCGGGAAATAG
- a CDS encoding R3H domain-containing nucleic acid-binding protein: MRKSGASLESVPELIARWSAHLGLVVEVKAAPSGDEEAFPNRLAISGPDAGRFAADRGVALDALQFLVHEAQGEREDQKLAYLDVKGVRLFRMQEVMAMGRFAADRARELGSHTLGALSPRERRWVHLVVSREEGLGTESEGTGTFKPVKVFRK, translated from the coding sequence ATGCGGAAGAGCGGCGCCAGTCTGGAGTCCGTGCCCGAACTCATCGCCCGGTGGTCGGCCCACCTGGGCCTGGTGGTGGAGGTCAAGGCCGCGCCCTCGGGTGATGAGGAGGCCTTTCCCAACCGCCTGGCCATCTCGGGCCCGGACGCCGGCCGGTTCGCCGCCGACCGCGGCGTGGCGCTGGATGCCCTGCAGTTCCTGGTCCATGAGGCCCAGGGGGAGCGCGAGGACCAGAAGCTGGCCTACCTCGATGTGAAGGGCGTGCGGTTGTTCCGCATGCAGGAAGTCATGGCCATGGGCCGCTTCGCCGCCGACCGGGCCCGGGAGCTGGGCAGTCACACCCTGGGCGCCCTCAGCCCCCGCGAGCGCCGCTGGGTGCACCTGGTGGTGAGCCGCGAGGAGGGTCTGGGCACGGAAAGCGAGGGCACCGGAACCTTCAAGCCCGTGAAGGTCTTCCGGAAGTAG